The sequence below is a genomic window from Oncorhynchus tshawytscha isolate Ot180627B unplaced genomic scaffold, Otsh_v2.0 Un_contig_4835_pilon_pilon, whole genome shotgun sequence.
gagagagagagagagagagagagagagagagagagagagagagagagagagagagagagagagagagagagagagagagagagagagagagagagagagagagagagagagagagagagagagagagagagagagagagagagagagagagagagagagagagagagagagagagagagagagagagagagagagagagagagagagagagagagagagagagagagagagagagagagagagagagagagagagagagagagagagagagagagagagagagagagagagagagagagagagagaaaatatacatTCTCAGACCCTCAGTCATTGTGGATGTGACACCCTGGGTGTGGAACCCTTCAGTCAGCGAGAAGAACTAGTCTGGGATATGAGGGATGACACCTGGTGGCACAGGGCACAAACAATCAGCTAGGGGTGActgaggaggctgaggagaggagtgacagCAAGCTGCAGTCGACAGTGGTAGCAGCCATAGTGCTGTAACTTAGTTTTGGTGGCTAAAGTAAGAGTTCATAGAAGTAAAGTCCTTCTAGCCAATTGGAGTTTACCTTCTTTAATCTTGTTCTGAGGGCAGCTCTGCCTCGTGGGCAAAAACATTGATAATTGGTTGGCAGAACAAGACTGAGTAAAGACAACTCCACTGCCTGTAGTGAAACTGGCATCTGTGTTGTGGTGATCCGTCTATAGAAGTAGGCTCTCAGGGAGAATGACAATTTCTGTTGATCTCGTGAGACAGGTTCTATTATCTGCAACGATGAACTAGATCGGATGTTGCAATTTTTTATGgtttcaattgaattgaattgaggaaATTGTGGCTTTCTAGACAGTCCTCTCATTTCAGTCCTCAAGATGGACAGCACTTGCAATCGCCTCCAGGAGGTGACTACTGAGTGATTTATTTCAAGCAAATCCATATTTAACAGAGTGATGTGCTTGACATCTCCCTATGGTTGAATGTCTATGCAGACTTCACGTTGAAAGTCCTCACATTCATTGGATATTTCTGAATGGGGTGGCTCTAAGCAATGCGTTCCATATGCACTGAGTGTACtaagcattaggaacaccttcctaatattgagttgaacccccttttgccctcagaacagactcaattcgtaagggaatggactctacaaggtgtcgaaagcgttcaactaggatgctggcccatatcgACTCcagtgtttcccacagttgtgtcacacaTTTGCAAAAGCATTCAAAAATATTGCAGGGATGATTTACGATGAACTGGGAGAGACACCTCAATATAACGCAAAGAAAGCAAGTGGATGAGGTCCCGAATGGATCCAAACTGTCCAATAGGTGCGCGCGCAAACTGAACGAGGTTCGGAAGTCTCGAGGCAACCggtacacacatacagtgtagCGTAGAGGAGATGTAACTTTAAAGTACCTTTTATTATGACAGCAACAAGTGGAGGCGGTGCGCTGGCGAGGTGAGTAATACCTACTGCGCTCATTCTATGTCCGGTCACTCTCCACTCATGTTCTGTCACTCTCTACTCCATACTGATTCGTTTGTTGGTTTGCATTTTACTTTACGTCGATGGAGCAACCGTATAGACCTGACTGGACCATACTCTCATTCTGAAAACAAGTCGGGAGAAAAAGACAAGGTAAGTAGTGCTATGGACAGTTGATTTATAAAAGGTCGATATTATTTACAAAAGGTGGATATTATTGAAGATTAGTATGTTTTGATATTTTTCTACGTCTTTTTAGGTCGTTAAAAAAGTACATTCCTATTACTTTTTAGACTACAGAAATCATTAATTGAATTGAGGATGGGGAATTAAGCTCGCAAGTTAACGATTTCATTGTCCTGTGCATGTAACAATAATACTTGAACTAATAAATGATACTACCTCCggttcttcatcatcatcaccaccaccaccttaaTGATGACCATTAGACTATATTAGCAGTGACACCAATAAAACATACCCTCTACCATGCATGGGACGATCCATAAAGAAAAATAAGAACGTACTTTCTCCACCTGAATGACCTCTTGCATTCTGAAAAGTGAGTCGCCTTGTTAAAACTGCTTATGTTTTTCTGCTTGCGGACCGCTGGCAGTCTAATTGTACCTATGGAAGTACTGTATGTCACGAGAAGGATAAATCTAACATTTAGGTTTCTGTGACGCCCTGGGTTACAGAGACAAAGCAGACCCTCTGTCCGCGGGTGATCATAGGCTATATACTGTTTGATGTTTTGGTTTCAGTCGGACATGTGGCTTAACTGTGGCTAAATGAAGCTGTGGTGTCTAGCTAATAATGTGGTGGTAGATCTGTGAGGGTTCATGGACTTCAAACAGGCAGACGGAGAGCAGGACATGTTGGCTGAATGCTATGGTTTCCCTTGAGCTTGTTGTGAGGTTATAAACCACCTTTGACATGAATGAATGCTGCGCAAACATTTGGAGAGTGCAAAAAGTCACTGTCTCTGGAATGTTGTCAGCaaatattaatcaaatgaaaGGAAATGTTGAGTCACAGTTTCTGTTTGGTCTATGTTGAAGTGTTCAAGAGAAAACAAATCACAGGGAAAAATTCCTCAATGATTTCAATGATTCTGGGAACGTTCCTCGAGAGTTTTACAGTAGGCTTGTGCTGTGAATCTCCATGGTCCGGGATTGGGAGTAACCATCTGGAACTATCAGAGCAATCTATTATTACTAGGGTAATGTATCTGTTCTATTTATACTGTCAGGGCAAAGGACTGGAGACTGGAGATACTCTCTTTGCGTTCAGCACTGTAAGAAATAGGAGAACAGGCGCACACCATGCAAGTACAGTATCAATCAAATTCAAAAAGACCACATTGTCGTGTAGTTATTTTTTAGCTTAGGAAAATTGGTGCTCAAATTGGATAAACAATGTTTCCCCTTAATGCATTATCAATACCTAtttttaacaaatctaaatatattttttgttttgcaGAGTGTCATTGAtgaaggattttttttaaaggattctTTTGCAATGTACTGTTTTTGAAGACCTTTGTGCATCAAGAAATCAATAGATATGATTTCTACCAGATGGAATTACTGAAGATATACGCACTGGCTTGTCTCACTACTACAtctcaaacactggcttctcTCACTACTACAGCTCAAACACTGGCTTGTCTCACTACTACAGCTCAAACACTGGCTTGTCTCACTACTACATCTCAAACACTAACTTGTCTCACTACTACAGCTCAAACACTGGCTTCTCTCACTACTACATCTCAAACACTGGCTTGTCTCACTACTACAGCTCAAACACTGGCTTGTCTCACTACTACATCTCAAACACTAACTTGTCTCACTACTACATCTCAAACACGGGCTTCTCTCACTACTACATCTCAAACACTGGCTTGTTTCACTACTACAGCTCAAACACTGGCTTGTCTCACTACTACATCTCACTACTACATCTCACTACTACATCTCAAACACGGGCTTCTCTCACTACTACATCTCAAACACTGGCTTGTCTCACTACTACATCTCAAACACTGACTTGGCTCACTACTACATCTCAAACACTGGGTTGTCTCACTACTACATCTCAAACACTGGCTTGTCTCACTACTACATCTCAAACACTGGCTTGTCTCACTACTACATCTCAAACACTGGCTTGTCTCACTACTACAGCTCAAACACTGGCTTCTCTCACTACTACATCTCACTACTACATCTCAAACACGGGCTTCTCTCACTACTACATCTCAAACACTGGCTTCTTTCACTACTACATCTCACTACTACATCTCACTACTACAtctcaaacactggcttctcTCACTACTACATCTCAAACACTGGCTTGTCTCACTACTACATCTCAAACACTGGCTTGTCTCACTACTACATCTCAAACACTGGCTTGTCTCACTACTACATCTCAAACACTGGCTTGTCTCACTACTACATCTCAAACGCTGGCTTCTCTCACTACTACATCTCACTACTACAtctcaaacactggcttctcTCACTACTACATCTCAAACACTGGCTTGTTTCACTTCTACATCTCAAACACTGGCTTGTCCTACTACATCTCAAACACTGGCTTCTTTCACTACTACATCTCACTACAACATCTCACTACTACAGCTCAAACACTGGCTTCTCTCACTACTACATCTCAAACACTGGCTTGTCTCACTACTACAtctcaaacactggcttctcTCACTACTACATCTCAAACACTGGCTTGTTTCACTTCTACATCTCAAACACTGGCTTGTCCTACTACTACATCTCAAACACTGGCTTCTTTCACTACTACATCTCACTACTACATCTCACTACTACAGCTCAAACACTGGCTTCTCTCACTACTACATCTCACTACTACAtctcaaacactggcttctcTCACTACTACATCTCAAACACTGGCTTGTTTCACTTCTACATCTCAAACACTGGCTTGTCCTACTACTACATCTCAAACAGTGGCTTGTCTCACTACTACATCTCAAACACTGGCTTGTCTCACTACTACATCTCAAACACTGGCTTGTCTCACTACTACATCTCAAACACTGGCTTGTCTCACTACTACATCTCAAACACTGGCTTGTCTCACTACTACATCTCAAACACTGGCTTGTCTCACTACTACATCTCAAACACTGGCTTGTCTCACTACTACATCTCAAACACTGGCTTGTCTCACTACTACATCTCAAACAGTGGCTTGTCTCACTACTACATCTCAAACACTGGCTTGTCTCACTACTACATCTCAAACACTGGCTTGTCTCACTACTACATCTCAAACAGTGGCTTGTCTCACTACTACATCTCAAACACTGGCTTGTCTCACTACTACATCTCAAACACTGGCTTGTCTCACATCTCAAACACTGGCTTGTCTCACATCTCAAACACTGGCTTGTCTCACATCTCAAACACTGGCTTGTCTCACATCTCAAACACTGGCTTTCCTCACATCTCAAACACTGGCTTGTCTCACTACTACATCTCAAACACTGGCTTGTCTCACATCTCAAACACTGGCTTGTCTCACATCTCAAACACTGGCTTGTCTCACATCTCAAACACTGGCTTGTCTCACATCTCAAACACTGGCTTTCCTCACATCTCAAACACTGGCTTTCCTCACATCTCAAACACTGGCTTGTCTCACTACTACATCTCAAACACTGGCTTGTCTCACATCTCAAACACTGGCTTGTCTCACTACTACATCTCAAACACTGGCTTGTCTCACATCTCAAACACAGGCTTGTCTCACTACTACATCTCAAACAGTGGCTTGTTTCACTACTACATCTCAAACACTGGCTTGTCTCACATCTTAAACACTTGCTTGTCTCACATCTCAAACACTGGCTTGCCTACATCTCAAACATCTCAAACACTGGCTTGTCTCACTACTACATCTCAAACACTGGCTTGTCTCACTCACTACATCTCAAACACTGGCTTGTCTCACTACTATATCTCAAACACTGGCTTGTCTCACTACTACAtctcaaacactggcttctcTCACTACTACATCTCACTACTACATCTCAAACACTGGCTTGTCTCACTACTATATCTCAAACACTGGCTTGTCTCACTACTACAtctcaaacactggcttctcTCACTACTACATCTCACTACTACATCTCAAACACTGGCTTGTCTCACTACTATATCTCAAACACTGGCTTGTCTCACTACTACAtctcaaacactggcttctcTCACTACTACAGCTCAAACATGCTTTGTTATGTTCATCTACCCAGGACTTCACAGAGTTACAACAAAAACGATTTTCCACTAAATGGATCATTAAAGAAATAGCCATGGCTTGTTTCTCtcttttaatctctctctctctctctatttcagatTCCTTGCCTTCAGAGGACTGAGTGATAGGCTGTCCTGAAACTTGTGCTACAGTATGTCTGGATCGAAATGATATGCCCACTCCTTTCCTCATCTGTCTAGTTGGAACCCATCTGTTATATTCCTCCGGTCTGTCTTTGGTCAAACTCTACAgtcacttcactggactctaatGGATGGATATGGGGATGAAGATAGAGGGTTATTAATCTGGTACAGGATCAAATTATATTTATATGAGTAGCTGCTGTGTACCATCAATAGTCATTGAAACCTGCTCTGGAACCGCAGGGATAGTCAGGTCTTTTACCGGCCGAGCTAATGGGGCCTCCTCAGCCACGTTGGCAAGTCCTGTTCCCTTCTTCTTTCTGTGTCTCCACTTCCCCCGTGAGGACGTTGTGTCTCGTGGTGGCCCTCATGGTTGTCATGGCGACACCGTGCCCCAAGAGCTGTCACTGCTCTGAGAGGAATGGCGTGGTGGTGCAATGCGTCTCCCGGAGCCTTGACCAGATCCCTCCGGACCTACCGGAAGACACCGTCACCCTCCTGCTCTCGTCCAACCGGATCAGCCACATCCCCAACCAGGCCTTCAAGGACCTCCGCCGCCTCAAGGAGCTGGACCTGTCGCATAACCACATCGAGAGTATCGACGCAGGGGCCTTCCTGGGGGTCTCCGAGGGACTCCGCTCCCTGGACCTCTCCAACAACCAGCTCCGCAGTGTCCCCAAGGAGGCCTTCACCAAGCTGAGTGCCCGTATAAGACTCTCCAACAACCCCTGGCACTGCGAGTGTTCCCTCCAGGAGGTACTGAGGGAGCTGAGGCTGGACCCTGAGACGGTCAACGAGGTGAGCTGCCACACCTCTGTCCAGGACGAGTACGCCGGCCGGCCCGTCATTCAGGTCCTGGACTCTGGCATCAACTTCTGTAACTTCCACCACAAGACCACAGACGTGGCCATGTTCGTGACCATGTTCTGCTGGTTCGCCATGGTGATCGCCTACGTCATCTACTATGTCAGGCACAACCAGGAGGACGCGAGGAGACACATGGAGTACCTCAAGTCTCTACCCAGATCCTCCCAGATCAGCAAGGACTTTGACACAGCCAGCACTGTGCTCTAGCAGTGCTCTATGTGTGGTGGCAGTGACAGCGGTGGGGGTTCTTACATGTCCATGGGATAGTAAACACAGTGGCAAACTTGCAAGGTGTATGTAACTATTTTGAATGTGAAGACGGGCCTCTGGAAAAGCCACTGGACTGCACCTGCCCGTCTGCACGTGCCTGACCGGCTCGAAGTGGGCCTCGGGTTCGTCAGTGCAATCAACGTGCCCCTTTTTGTGTCGACTGTTTATGAAGTCATGGGGTCAATACCTTTTGAGATTTCTGACTCAATTCCGACCTACTTTTTTGTCGAttgttgtcatttttattttacagtatttattttttattgggaAGAAACATGACCTCTACTTCTCATCGTTATATGTTTTCCCAACAGTAGGATTTAATGAGAAATATATTGTATAAGTCTCTGAGAGTGTCTCCATATTGATTTGGTTGTTGTATGATTGGTTGTAGTGCTATACAGTACTATTGATCTAGTCATTGTGATTGGCTGTTACACTGGACTGAATGTTCATCTTGTGTCTTCAAGTGCCTAGAAACAGTCAACAGTAACTCAACCAAGGCACTGTGAAAGCAAATGTCGAACTACAAAATCCCTTAAAATCTAGAATCcttacccactgggcacatatgttatttcaatgtctagttttgatctaattttggttgagttgtcagctAATGTCAATTcgatgtgaaatca
It includes:
- the LOC112255085 gene encoding leucine-rich repeat-containing protein 3-like; this translates as MGPPQPRWQVLFPSSFCVSTSPVRTLCLVVALMVVMATPCPKSCHCSERNGVVVQCVSRSLDQIPPDLPEDTVTLLLSSNRISHIPNQAFKDLRRLKELDLSHNHIESIDAGAFLGVSEGLRSLDLSNNQLRSVPKEAFTKLSARIRLSNNPWHCECSLQEVLRELRLDPETVNEVSCHTSVQDEYAGRPVIQVLDSGINFCNFHHKTTDVAMFVTMFCWFAMVIAYVIYYVRHNQEDARRHMEYLKSLPRSSQISKDFDTASTVL